The genomic stretch TTGTCGACATAGCTGAGACACCCTTTATTTTTTCTTCTTAATTCCAGTCTCAGCTTTTTTTTGCACCTAAATCAACCCGTCGAACTCACGTTACTTCAGGAACGACGACCCCAGTGTCATGTTGTCATTGTTGGGGAAAATCGAGTGGCTTATGGTAAACAATTACCAAATGGCAAAACTTACAAAGAGGTAATGCTGGAAAAATATTCCCTCGACCTCAGCAGAGTCCATTTCACTGGTTGGTTGCCTTATCCTGAATACCTGCAAGTAATTCAGGCTTCCTCTGCCCACGTTTATCTCACCCGTCCCTTTGTCTTGTCTTGGTCAATGTTGGAGATTTTATCAACAGGTTGCTTGCTGGTAGCTTCGAGAACTGCGCCTGTGACTGAGGTGATTCAAGATGGTGTTAACGGTTTATTGGCAGACTTTTTTTCACCCCAGGAAATCTGCGATCGCATAGAAGAAGCCCTCCAGCATCCAGATCGAATGGCTGGGATCAGGGCTAAGGCAAGACAAACAATTCTAGAGCGTTATGATTTATCGCAACTATTACCACAGCACTTGCAATGGATACAGCAGCAAGAAGATAACAATGGTAAATTAGTTTCCCCGTGGGAGGGAACCAAGCTAGAGGCAGTAGCTATTACTCAAAACAACGGGTCAAACGGGAAACACAACGATACAGAAAATTTATCACTCACATCTGCCACACTCTCACAACTTCAAAGCCGCAAGGTAAAAAATGAAGAAATTCTTCCTCTGCTAGCTAGGTATCAATTACTACCAAAGCTCCAGCAAGAACTTGTTATTGATGAAGCGATCGCATCGATTAGTTGCACAAACGAAGAACAAGTCAAGTGTTGCCAACAGTTATGCCAACAACATCAGTTAACATCCGAGGCTGAACGCCAAGCTTGGTTGCAGCAGCAGAATATGACTGAAACACAATTTTTAAACCTAGCAACCCGGAACCTGAGAATCGAGAAGTTTAAACAACTAACTTGGGGTAGCAAATTAGAATCTCACTTCCGCCAACTCAAGTCAAAACTTGATCAGGTTGTCTACTCCCTGATTCGCCATCGCGATGCAGCTGTTGTTCAAGAACTTTACTTCCGGCTGCTAGAAGGCGAACAAACCTTTGCTGAATTAGCAAGACAATACTCCCAAGGTTCCGAAACTGAAACTGGTGGGTTAATGGGGCCAGTAGCATTGAGTATGCCCCATCCTCATTTAGCCCGAATTCTCGCTATCAGCCAACCAGGGCAGATATCACCTCCAACCCATATTGGAGATTGGTGGGTAATTGTGCGATTAGAAAAGTTTCTGCCAGCGCAACTTGACGAACCCATGCGCCAACGGTTACTCAACGAACTTTTTTCTTCTTGGTTAAAAGAACAACTTCAACAACAACCTTTTGCGCCTCAAGCGATAGAAGCACAAAAACTAGCGTAAACAAATTAAATTTTTTTAGGTTCACAATATGCCAGCTTTCAACTTTAACGAACAAAACTTGGTGGGCAACGACTTTACCGGACAAAACCTAAATGGTTCCACTTTTTTTAAAGCTACCCTCACAAACGTCCAATTTGTTAATACCGCACTCAGAGGTACTAACTTTGAAGAATCAAAGTGGTTCAACGTTAATGCATCTGGTGCTATTTTTGCCCCTAATAACAACTTTTCCCAACCAGCGAATTTTTTCAAAGCGACTTTAGAGAATGTCAATCTCAGTGGTGCCAACCTCAGAGGGGCAAATATGTCGCTCGTCAATACGAAATTCATTGACCTGTCAAACGCCAATCTGACGAATGCGAACTTGCGGGAAGCTAATCTCAGTGGTGAACAATCAGAACGCCCAAATCTTAGAGGTGCTAACTTTACTGGAGCTGATTTATATAAAGCCAAGCTCAAAGCTGCTGATTTGACAGGAGCTAATCTGACGAATACCAAGTTAGAAGAAGCTGACTTTGAAGCCACTCTTTTAGTTAATGTCGATGCAACTGGTGCTGATTTTCGACTAGCAAAACTTACAGATATTACTCTGCGAAACTCTATTTTTGATTTAGCTAATTTCAGTGGTGTTTCTCTCAGTGATGCCCCACTCGAACCAGGTCAAACTAGCAATGCTAAGTTTCGCGGTGCTAATTTAAGTGGCTTTTTGGTAGATGATGCAGTTTTGACTGGTGCTGATTTTAGTCCTCATGTAGCTACCAATGGCACCGTGACGATCACAAACCTCACTGGCGCTAAATTTGATGACACCGATTTGAGTGGAGCAAACTTCACTCAAGCCAATGCAGAAGGAATTTTATTAAATGGGCTTGCCGTTGGTGCAAATTTTACTGATGCGAAGCTCGTTAACTCTGACTTATCTAAAGCCGACTTCACCAATGGCAACTTCACTAGATCTGACTTAAGTAGTGTGAAGATGACCGATGCGATCGCCGTTGGTGCAAATTTCACTGATGCAAAGCTGATTGACGCCGATTTATCTAAAGTTAATTTCAGCAATGCCACTTTTATAGGGGCGGATTTAACTGGTGCGATCGCGGTTGATGCAATTGGTTTGTATCTTGGCACCACAGGCAACGACAATCTCACTGGAACAGACGGCAACGATAACCTCTTTGGCAATGACGGCAACGATACCCTTTTTGGTAATGCAGGCAATGATTATCTAGACGGAGGTTTAGGTGCTGACTCTCTGATTGGTGGAGATGGAAATGACACTCTCTTTGGTGGCGCAGGCAATGATATTCTTGTTGGTGAAGCAGGTAATGATTCTCTCTACGGAGGTTTAGGTGCTGACTCCTTAGTTGGTGGTGCAGGACAAGACACCCTGCTTGGTGATGCTGGATTAGATACCTTAATTGGTGGTGGAGGTAATGATTATCTAGATGGTGGTAACGCTGCTGACTCACTATTTGGCGGTGCTGGAAATGACACCTTGATTGGCGGTGCGGGTAATGACACCCTGACTGGCGGTGCTGGTGCTGATGCCTTTATTTTCAATGCCTCTACAGAAAGAGTTGATACTATCACTGATTTCTCTGTAGTTGATGATACTATTTATATTTCTGCTACTGGATTTGGCGGTGGGTTACAGCCTGGTGTACTTGCAGCTAGTCAATTCCATTTAGGCTCATCGGCGACCAATGCTTCACATCGCTTTATCTACGACACAAGCAATGGTGCACTCTATTTTGATGCAGATGGCACTGGTAGTACTTCCCAGGTAGAGATAGCTAGACTCTCTAACAATCCTGCGATTACTAGAAATGACATTGTTGTTGTATAAATAATTACGGCAATTAGTAGGGTGGGCATGGTTTAGGATTTACTCAAAATTTTTAGATTGTCAGCAATGCCCACCTGAGAAAACCTTTCTTTACCTTTAACTTGAAAGAGGGTGTAGGGAAAATACCTTTTTCATGCCTGGTGATCAAACTTGTTTCATCGCGACTGTCTTTTGCCTCCTGCTTTCTGTTGTAACTTCAATGCGAATACTTTTTACCATTGCCCACTTTTTTAATCCTGACAGCAACGGTAAGCACGCCTCCCAGAGGAAAGATCCCCGATCTCGCCTATTGGCGCTAACTCAAAGTTTGGCTGCCTTGCATCAACTATTTGGTAGATCTCAAAGTATTATCAATATTGGACAGCGATTGGCTTTCTGTGCTAATCAACCGCAAGCCAATGATTTGGACATTATTATCTGTACAACCAAAGATAATCATCTCCTCAATCAACTGGCTGTACCTTCACATTTCTACAAACACCATCCCACTCAAGCAGAACCCCTACTTTTGGGATTTGAGTGCCAAGCAGTACTAAGAGATTGTCTCGGTGATTATGATTATTACTGTTTCCTTGAAGATGATTTGATCCTCCACGATCCTTGGTTTTTTAGCAAATTAAACTGGTTTACTCAGCAAGCAGGCGATTTGAGTTTGCTGCAACCTAATCGCTATGAAGTTTCTATCCACAACCTGACTTGCAAAGCCTACATTGATGGTGATTTAGCGGCAAGAGTTACTGCACCTTTTCAAAATGTAAACGAGCAACCAGAACTTAAAGGCAAAATCATGGGAATGCCAATTACATTTCGTCGCGCCCTTAACCCTCACGCTGGCTGCTACTTTTTAAATGCCAATCAAATGGCTAATTGGGTTAGCCAGCCTTATTTTCTGGATCGGGATATCAGCTTTGTTAGTCCCCTCGAAAGTGCTGCAACCTTAGGAATTATGAAGACATTCCGAGTTTATAAATCCGCTCCAGAACAAGCTAGTTTTTTGGAGATTCAACACTTTGGCACGGGATTTTTAAGTTTGATTGGGCAACAGGTAAGCTTGGCGACAAGCTGAACTCCAACAAATTTGAGCTTTTTAATTACTAACTATACCCTTTTTGTTTCAAGCAACAAATTCTCGTCTTTATTTCCTCTGTAACCTTTGGTTTTTATTAACCGCACAGACACAGAAAGCGCAGAGCTAGTCCCTACTCCTGTTAATTTGATATGACTTATACTAAAAGCACTTTTCAAGATTTTCTCGCTAAAATTGCTGGATTTGAGCAATTATCAAGTGAGGTACTTGCTGATGTATCACAAAAACTCCAACCATTGCGTTATCGTTTAGGTCATAAGATCATTGGTCAAGAAAGAATTCCTGAGCAAGTCATTATCATTTATGAAGGAAAAGCTCGTTTATTGGCACACGATCCGTGTACGCAAAAGCCAACAACTTTAAAGTTGTTGCAACCGGGGGCTATGCTTGGGGAAATAAGTTTGTTGCGAGGGGTTGCTTGCGAGAGTGCGATCGCTTCTACAGAAGTCATCGGTTTAACATTGGATGCACAAGAGTATTTAGGCTTGCTTAATTTTTATCCGGCTTTGGCTAAGGCTCGCAAATACACCAGTCATTTAGTGGAAGTTTTTGATATCCTTGCTGCACAGTCAAAGGTACAAGCTTTAAGTAATATAAATCTCAAAGAAATTGCTCAAAATGCTTTAGCAGAAGCAAAAGTTGATTACCTTCCTTTAGGAAAAACACCAATTCGTCAACTGGATCGCGAAAGCATCTGGTTTATCAGCAGCTGCGGAACAGTTAATAATTTTTCTTGTGGTTCTCGCTTAGAATTCAATAATGTTCAAGATATAGTTGCAGTACAAGGAAAAAGTCCTGTACGTTTGGTTGGCTTATGTGCGTCTGATTTAACGCTCTTAGAAAATCATCAAATAACTGATATCAATGGGGAGATAACCAATGAATTTGAGATCCCTTATGCACTCGATCAAGAATTAGTATTGTCACAGCCCAAAAAAGCACCTAGTGACCACAAAATTAGAAAATATCCGTTTTTTCATGCCGAGGGGCAATTAAATTCAGCGATCGCCTGTTTCCAAATGATCTCGAAATATTTGGAAATGCCATTTCGTCGTGAGGTAGTTCGCCGCATTTTAACTGAGCAAATCAACCGTCAGGGAACAATATCATTTCAATTATGTGCCTATCTTTCGGAATTAATTGGACTTAAGGCGCAATTAGTAGATGTACCGTGCGATCGCCTGACGCGTATTCCCACTCCTGCACTAATCGGTTACGGTGATAGCTATGCAGTGCTGTATGAAGCAAGCGATCGCACTATAGTTGTAGGCATACCATCTCAGGGAATCCAGCGCTACAAGCCTGCTGAACTGCTTACTAAATTAGAGATTGAGGAAAAAAATTATCCGCCTCGAATCAGGGTGTTGCTACTTTCTCCTACCAAAGAAACACCCCAACAACGCTTTGGTTTGCAATGGTTTCTTCCTTATGTATCCCGCTATCGGCGCGTACTTTTAGAAGTTTTTATTGCTTCCTTCTTCGTGCAATTAGCAGGATTAGCAAACCCACTTGTTATTCAGTTAATTATTGACCAGGTAATTAATAATAATAGTATTAATACTCTGCATATTTTAGGAGCTTTACTATTAGTTGTAGGATTATTTGAAGCTGTACTTGTCACTTTGCGGACATACTTATTTGTAGATACCACCAATCGCATTGACATGGGTTTGGGGTCAGAAATTATTGATCACTTGCTCCGGCTACCACTGCGTTATTTTGAACGCCGACCCGTTGGAGAACTTGCGACTCGCATCAATGAATTAGAAAATATTCGTTCCTTTCTCACAGGTACAGCTTTAACTGTAGGATTAGATGCTCTGTTTTCAGTGATTTATATTGTCGTGATGCTAATTTATAGTTGGCAACTGACATTGGTTGGTTTAGCCACAATTCCTGTATTTATCATCATAACTTCTATTGCTTCTCCCACCATTAGAAAACAGTTACGCACCAAAGCCGAACGTAATGCTCAAACTCAGTCATATTTAGTTGAGGTAATGTCAGGAATTCAAACAGTCAAAGCTCAAAATATTGAATTGCGATCGCGTTTCTGTTGGCAAGAACGTTATGCTCGTTATGTTACTGCTGGCTTTAAAACAGTTATCACCTCTACCCTCGCTAATTCAACTAGTAACTTTCTCAATAAACTAAGTAGCTTGTTAATTTTATGGGTAGGAGCATATTTGGTACTAGAAGGAGAATTAACTTTAGGAGAATTAATCGCTTTTAGAATTATCTCTGGTTATGTTACCAGCCCAGTATTGCGATTAGGGCAACTTTGGCAAAATTTCCAAGAAACAGCCTTATCTTTAGAACGTTTAAGTGATATTGTTGATACTCCCCAAGAAGCGGAACAAGACCGTGATAATATTCCCTTACCTGCAATTACGGGAAATGTAAAATACGAAAATATTTCCTTCCGTTTTAATAGGGGTGGTTCTCTACAACTTTGTAATATCAATCTCAATTTTCCTGCTGGGAAATTTATCGGAATTGTTGGACAAAGCGGGTCGGGTAAAAGTACGATGATGAAGTTACTACTCAGGTTATACGAACCCGAAGCCGGCAGAATTTTAATTGATGGATATGATATTACCAAAGTAGAACTTTATTCTCTGCGCCGACAACTTGGAGTAGTTCCGCAAGAAACACTGTTATTTGACGGTACAGTACAAGAAAATATTGCTTTGACAAATCCCGAAGCAACAACAGAAGAAATTATTGAAGCTGCTAAAATTGCAGCCGCCCACGAATTTATTATGAGCTTGCCTAACGGCTATAATACGCGAGTCGGCGAACGAGGTGCTGGACTTTCAGGCGGACAAAAACAAAGAATTGCCATCGCTCGTTCGGTTTTACAAAGACCAAAATTATTGGTTTTAGATGAAGCAACTAGTGCCTTAGATTATCCTACAGAACGGCAAGTTTGTCTGAATTTAGCGCAAGCATTTAAGGAAAGTACAGTATTTTGTATTACCCACCGTCTGAATACTATTTCACATGCAGATATGATTGTAGTCATGGATAGTGGTAGGGTCATAGAACAAGGAAGTCATGACGAATTAATGGCTTTAAAAGGTCATTACTATTATCTATATAATCAACAAGAAGTGAATTTATAAATTAGTCATTTGTTAGTAGGGGCGGGTTTTGTTGATCATCTTGCCGTTCAAAGTGATAATTTATCTTCTAAACCCGCCCGTACAGTGGTTAGTGGTTAGTAGCTATTCTCCCCCTCTGCACCTGAAGCTCTCTTGCTCCTCTGCTCTCTTGTCCCCTTGTCTCCTGTTCCCTATCCCCTATCCCCTGTTCCCTGTCCCCTGTTCCCTATTCCCTTTTTCTATGAACGGTAATTCTCAAAACGGAAAGCATCAAAACGGCAACACACCACAAAATACACGAGTACTAACATCTACACAACCAAAATCTTTTGGGAAACCTGCGACTGATGCAAAACATGACAAAGAATATAACTTTGAGCAATCGGTTGTATTACGCCAATCTCCAATATGGTCGCGTACCATTATGATGAGTTTGATTGGTTTGGCTTGTTTTGGGATTGGTTGGGCTTATTTTGCCAAAATCGAACAAGTAGTTCCTGCAACTGGGCAGTTAAAACCCGAAGGAACTGTAAAAGAAATTCAAGCCCCAGTGAGTGGAGTTATAAAAGAGGTGTATATTAAAGATGGACAAGAGGTCAAATTAGGAGATTTACTGCTAACATTTGATTCCACCACCACCAATGCTGAACTAAATTCCCTCAAGAAAATTCGTACTGAGATCGTTAGAGAAAATCAAATTTATCGCCAATTGCTAGGTGCTAGTTCAGCGATCGCATCGGAGTTGGAATTTTTACGTAGTAAACTGCCACAAGAATCTGCTTTCCTTCTCAAAAGCCGGGCGGCGCTGGTTGTAGAAAATGAATTATTGCGGACTCAGTTAAAACATTCGACTACAGATATAGGACTAGGAGTGGATGAACAACAACGCCTCCAAGCTGCTAAAAAAGAATTAGATTCTCGAACTGCAACCGCAAAATTAGATGTTGAACAAACTAAAAAACAACTTGTTCAAACTCAAATCAAAATCCAAGATACAAAAGACCGTTTAGCTATTCAGCAAAAAATTTTAAACAAACTGCAAATTCTCGCAGAAGAAGGAGGCATTTCTCAGCTTCAATATCTCAACCAGCAACAACAAGTTCAAAATCTCAAAGCAGAAATCGCACAACTAACTGAAGAAGAGAAACGACTTCAATATCAAATTGAACAAGGTCAAGAAAAATTAACTAACACAGTCGCTACTTATGATAAAAATATCTTAGATAAAATAGCCGATAATAAAAAACGTATTGCTGAAATTGATAGCCAGTTTACGAAAATACTGCTGGATAATGAAAAGCGTCTAGCAGATATCAATAGCAAAATTTCTCAAACAGAAGTAAATATTAAATACCAAGAACTTCGCGCCCCTGTTAGTGGCACAATTTTTGATTTACAAGCCAAAGCTCCTGGATTTGTGGCAAATTCTACCCAAAAACTTTTGCAAATTGTACCCAATGATAAATTTGTAGCTGAAGTTTTCATTACTAACAAAGATATTGGTTTTGTCCGTAAAAGTATGAAGGCTGATGTCAGAATTGATTCTTTCCCTTTTAGTGAATTTGGTGATATCAAAGGAGAAGTAATCAGTGTAGCTTCCGATGCTC from Chlorogloeopsis sp. ULAP01 encodes the following:
- a CDS encoding calcium-binding protein, with the translated sequence MRILFTIAHFFNPDSNGKHASQRKDPRSRLLALTQSLAALHQLFGRSQSIINIGQRLAFCANQPQANDLDIIICTTKDNHLLNQLAVPSHFYKHHPTQAEPLLLGFECQAVLRDCLGDYDYYCFLEDDLILHDPWFFSKLNWFTQQAGDLSLLQPNRYEVSIHNLTCKAYIDGDLAARVTAPFQNVNEQPELKGKIMGMPITFRRALNPHAGCYFLNANQMANWVSQPYFLDRDISFVSPLESAATLGIMKTFRVYKSAPEQASFLEIQHFGTGFLSLIGQQVSLATS
- a CDS encoding glycosyltransferase — protein: MHLNQPVELTLLQERRPQCHVVIVGENRVAYGKQLPNGKTYKEVMLEKYSLDLSRVHFTGWLPYPEYLQVIQASSAHVYLTRPFVLSWSMLEILSTGCLLVASRTAPVTEVIQDGVNGLLADFFSPQEICDRIEEALQHPDRMAGIRAKARQTILERYDLSQLLPQHLQWIQQQEDNNGKLVSPWEGTKLEAVAITQNNGSNGKHNDTENLSLTSATLSQLQSRKVKNEEILPLLARYQLLPKLQQELVIDEAIASISCTNEEQVKCCQQLCQQHQLTSEAERQAWLQQQNMTETQFLNLATRNLRIEKFKQLTWGSKLESHFRQLKSKLDQVVYSLIRHRDAAVVQELYFRLLEGEQTFAELARQYSQGSETETGGLMGPVALSMPHPHLARILAISQPGQISPPTHIGDWWVIVRLEKFLPAQLDEPMRQRLLNELFSSWLKEQLQQQPFAPQAIEAQKLA
- a CDS encoding peptidase domain-containing ABC transporter; the protein is MTYTKSTFQDFLAKIAGFEQLSSEVLADVSQKLQPLRYRLGHKIIGQERIPEQVIIIYEGKARLLAHDPCTQKPTTLKLLQPGAMLGEISLLRGVACESAIASTEVIGLTLDAQEYLGLLNFYPALAKARKYTSHLVEVFDILAAQSKVQALSNINLKEIAQNALAEAKVDYLPLGKTPIRQLDRESIWFISSCGTVNNFSCGSRLEFNNVQDIVAVQGKSPVRLVGLCASDLTLLENHQITDINGEITNEFEIPYALDQELVLSQPKKAPSDHKIRKYPFFHAEGQLNSAIACFQMISKYLEMPFRREVVRRILTEQINRQGTISFQLCAYLSELIGLKAQLVDVPCDRLTRIPTPALIGYGDSYAVLYEASDRTIVVGIPSQGIQRYKPAELLTKLEIEEKNYPPRIRVLLLSPTKETPQQRFGLQWFLPYVSRYRRVLLEVFIASFFVQLAGLANPLVIQLIIDQVINNNSINTLHILGALLLVVGLFEAVLVTLRTYLFVDTTNRIDMGLGSEIIDHLLRLPLRYFERRPVGELATRINELENIRSFLTGTALTVGLDALFSVIYIVVMLIYSWQLTLVGLATIPVFIIITSIASPTIRKQLRTKAERNAQTQSYLVEVMSGIQTVKAQNIELRSRFCWQERYARYVTAGFKTVITSTLANSTSNFLNKLSSLLILWVGAYLVLEGELTLGELIAFRIISGYVTSPVLRLGQLWQNFQETALSLERLSDIVDTPQEAEQDRDNIPLPAITGNVKYENISFRFNRGGSLQLCNINLNFPAGKFIGIVGQSGSGKSTMMKLLLRLYEPEAGRILIDGYDITKVELYSLRRQLGVVPQETLLFDGTVQENIALTNPEATTEEIIEAAKIAAAHEFIMSLPNGYNTRVGERGAGLSGGQKQRIAIARSVLQRPKLLVLDEATSALDYPTERQVCLNLAQAFKESTVFCITHRLNTISHADMIVVMDSGRVIEQGSHDELMALKGHYYYLYNQQEVNL
- a CDS encoding pentapeptide repeat-containing protein, with the translated sequence MPAFNFNEQNLVGNDFTGQNLNGSTFFKATLTNVQFVNTALRGTNFEESKWFNVNASGAIFAPNNNFSQPANFFKATLENVNLSGANLRGANMSLVNTKFIDLSNANLTNANLREANLSGEQSERPNLRGANFTGADLYKAKLKAADLTGANLTNTKLEEADFEATLLVNVDATGADFRLAKLTDITLRNSIFDLANFSGVSLSDAPLEPGQTSNAKFRGANLSGFLVDDAVLTGADFSPHVATNGTVTITNLTGAKFDDTDLSGANFTQANAEGILLNGLAVGANFTDAKLVNSDLSKADFTNGNFTRSDLSSVKMTDAIAVGANFTDAKLIDADLSKVNFSNATFIGADLTGAIAVDAIGLYLGTTGNDNLTGTDGNDNLFGNDGNDTLFGNAGNDYLDGGLGADSLIGGDGNDTLFGGAGNDILVGEAGNDSLYGGLGADSLVGGAGQDTLLGDAGLDTLIGGGGNDYLDGGNAADSLFGGAGNDTLIGGAGNDTLTGGAGADAFIFNASTERVDTITDFSVVDDTIYISATGFGGGLQPGVLAASQFHLGSSATNASHRFIYDTSNGALYFDADGTGSTSQVEIARLSNNPAITRNDIVVV
- a CDS encoding HlyD family efflux transporter periplasmic adaptor subunit, with translation MNGNSQNGKHQNGNTPQNTRVLTSTQPKSFGKPATDAKHDKEYNFEQSVVLRQSPIWSRTIMMSLIGLACFGIGWAYFAKIEQVVPATGQLKPEGTVKEIQAPVSGVIKEVYIKDGQEVKLGDLLLTFDSTTTNAELNSLKKIRTEIVRENQIYRQLLGASSAIASELEFLRSKLPQESAFLLKSRAALVVENELLRTQLKHSTTDIGLGVDEQQRLQAAKKELDSRTATAKLDVEQTKKQLVQTQIKIQDTKDRLAIQQKILNKLQILAEEGGISQLQYLNQQQQVQNLKAEIAQLTEEEKRLQYQIEQGQEKLTNTVATYDKNILDKIADNKKRIAEIDSQFTKILLDNEKRLADINSKISQTEVNIKYQELRAPVSGTIFDLQAKAPGFVANSTQKLLQIVPNDKFVAEVFITNKDIGFVRKSMKADVRIDSFPFSEFGDIKGEVISVASDALPPDQTYSYYRFPAQIRLNKQYLVAKDKNIPLQSGMSISANIKIREERSVISLLTELFTKQIESLKEVR